The genomic segment TAATAAcactcttatctcttctctaaAGACGGCTTTAGAGGATGCTAAAAGCGATGATTCTATTTCACAAGCGGAGATTCACATTAttgagaagaagttaaaggatGCATATCATGATGAGGAACTGTATTGGCAATAGAAAAGTCGAAAATTTTGGTTACGGGTGGGGGATAAGAATACTAGTTTCTTTCATGCATCTACTAAACAGAGGAGGACTAGGAATAAGATTGTGGGACTGTTTGATTCAGAGGATGTTTGGGATGAATCGAATGAAGGTATGGAGAGGATTCGTCTGATTACTTCAATAAGCTATTTGCTCAATCGGATGTGAGTGGTATTTCAGAAATGGTTCAAGCGGTCAATCCTTTTATCACCGAGCCTATGAATCGGGAGTTAACTAAGGATATATCAGAGATAGAAGTTCGTAAGGCCTTATTTGCAATGCATCCGGAGAAAACCCCGGGTCCGGATGGGATGACCGCATTTTTCTTTCAGAGGTTTTGGCCTCACCTTAAAGGGGATCTGGTTGCTCTCGTTAGGGATTTCTTTCGGACTGGGAAATTTGACCCCAgaattaatgaaactaatatTTGTCTGATCCCAAAGGTTGATGTGCCTAAGAGGATGGCAGAATTCAGGcctattagtttgtgtaatgtgggNAAAAAATTCTCTCTGATAGCGATTGCAATGGCGATTATGGTTTCGTTTTGAATGATTCTTGACGGCGGTTCACGGGATGTGTCTCGGTGGCTTCTACGCGGGTTTTTGGATCGTATCGATGGAGATTTACGATCTCTATGGCCTTTAATGGTGGTGAATCAGGATCCGGTAACAGGGGATTGGGGAGAGAGGGATCTCTTTCTCCGGAATCTGCGATTGGGTTTTAGGCAAATTTCATTGTTTGTGAGGATTACGATATGCTTAGATTTGGCTCTGGCTTTTTGGGGATTCGATTGGGGTTTGAAAGGGTGGTTCGGATGTGAATTTGGAAAGAGGGAGATTCGGATTTGGATTCTCTTAGTGGGTCAGCAAGTTGGGATTTGGAAGGTGAGGGATCTCGATCTTCTGATTCCGCAATCGGCCGCTTGGTTGTCATCACCGATTGTGAAAGATATGATTTCGTTGGATTTGATTCTGGTCTTGTGGGGGTTTGCTTATCGTTTTATTGGGCGATTCAAGTGTGACAAAGAAACTAGAAAGAGGAAGATTTGGTTTCCACTTGTTTCGGGTAAGCAAATATCGTATTTGTCTCTGCTTCGAGATTTTCTAGCTGGCTTCAGGATTTTTCATTTATTGGCGATAGTGGTTTCCATTTGTGGTCATTGGGTATATATTTGGCTTTGTGTTGTGTTCGGCTACATCatctcaccttcttctttctttatccGAGCTTCAATTTTCTTACGAGACACAGTTGATTTCAAGTTGTTATCGTGGTGTGTTTTCGTGACTTCAAGGGTTTCTTATACGTTTTCTGGTTTTGTTAAGGTTGTTATGGCTCAAATGAATCTCAACAAAGGCAAGGCGGATTTGGTCAGAACAGAGACGGTGAAAATCTCAAACTCTCTGATGGCTCAACGTATTCAGCagttctctctcactctcattGGGAGATTGATGAACCCGATGGTCCAGCGTATGGAATCTCTGTTGGCTAACTTGCCAAAGATCTGGAAGCTTGAAGAGAGGGTTGAAGGTGCTGATTTGGGACAGGACACTTTTCAGTTTAACTTTCAAACCGAGGAAGATCTTCAAGGGGTGCTAAGGAACGGTCCTTACCATTTCGATAACTGGATGTTATCATTGGTTCGGTGGGAACCCATCATCTCCGATACTTACCCTTCTGCTATTAACTTTTGGGTGAAAGTTTCAGGGATCCCAATGCACTTTTGGGAGGCTGCAACACTCCAGGCTATTGGTAAGAAAGTAGGAATTCTCCATGATGTAGATGAGGAATCTGGTAGCTTGTTTGTCACTATAAATGGGTTTAATCCACTCATTTTTCACCTGGTGGTTCCGTTTAATACTGGTGATGAGGTGGTGGCCTCATTAGAGTATGAGAAGCTCCTTGGTTTTTGCAGTCACTGTTTCAGGCTGACACATGATGTGAAGTTCTGTCCAGAGCTAAGCAAGAATGAGGGGGGTCGTGGTCCATGGAATAAGCCATTGGTAAAACTGATTGTTCAACACTTTGAAGGGGCCTGGGAAAAGCCAAGGAAGTTTGCTAAGTGCTCATTGGATTTTAATTCAGAGGTAACCAGAGATAGGAATTATCAGCAGCAGCGTATTGGTGAGAGTTCAAAGAG from the Camelina sativa cultivar DH55 chromosome 12, Cs, whole genome shotgun sequence genome contains:
- the LOC104733521 gene encoding uncharacterized protein LOC104733521 → MAQMNLNKGKADLVRTETVKISNSLMAQRIQQFSLTLIGRLMNPMVQRMESLLANLPKIWKLEERVEGADLGQDTFQFNFQTEEDLQGVLRNGPYHFDNWMLSLVRWEPIISDTYPSAINFWVKVSGIPMHFWEAATLQAIGKKVGILHDVDEESGSLFVTINGFNPLIFHLVVPFNTGDEVVASLEYEKLLGFCSHCFRLTHDVKFCPELSKNEGGRGPWNKPLVKLIVQHFEGAWEKPRKFAKCSLDFNSEVTRDRNYQQQRIGESSKSGFRYQAKNQGDMGQQRVSGRYTEGREGPGNVMVQQARSHPPRKGNGPAWPKPLYQAKQNNVLQVGGVLEPEVPLAVDMVDREKDAMMEDAIGASGGDNEAGFSVSSDDLLEDGEYQEDEGQADDTAADDEDAQADTEKGVSETDDDTPQGDAAKSKGIARPSQKKSEGGNMGGGTRKMKKGMVALRNRRLKREDHELELSGHWCGSDRELFKGFVEAE